One part of the Marinobacterium rhizophilum genome encodes these proteins:
- a CDS encoding sodium:solute symporter family protein encodes MTDSSIVTGITLVYLISVLWLGIRARSQSASSLEGYAAGGRHVGVLILFFILGAEIFSAFAFLGAPGWAYKHGAPSFYILAYLSLAPIVIWTLGPRVAELGRRKGYLTQGDMLADHYDSRPLGVFAGLVGVLALVPYLTIQIAGAGLLFEAATDGQVPFWLGALLAFLVTTAYVFCSGLSGIGWTNLMQGIMMVAVAWFLGLAIPERLYGGVSEMFSKIQLQLPEYLTMPGATGMGWGAFSTAILVSIVGGAMWPHLFMKFYTADSGRSLRRISVLYPLYAYLLIPLLFIGFAGILIFADAPLARPDTVLLKLVMDVVNFSPWIIGLTLSGALAAAMSTGANLAHTAGVVLVRDVFGATFMRGASDATAVRVTRWSVVAISMLAYVIALLNPSSLVLLLLGAVGLIVQLIPMVAGALFFERLKRQSVMAGAAVGSLLFLLFQFALDSPYGWHPGVWGLLANLVIVALWQAVAPKKSTPRGATI; translated from the coding sequence ATGACTGATTCGTCAATCGTCACCGGCATCACGCTGGTCTACCTGATCTCCGTGCTCTGGCTGGGCATTCGGGCGCGCTCGCAGAGCGCTTCGAGCCTCGAAGGCTACGCCGCCGGCGGGCGCCACGTCGGCGTGCTGATACTTTTCTTTATTCTGGGGGCTGAAATCTTTTCCGCCTTCGCCTTTCTCGGTGCGCCCGGCTGGGCCTACAAGCACGGTGCGCCTTCGTTCTATATCCTCGCCTACCTGTCGCTGGCGCCGATCGTAATTTGGACTCTGGGGCCGCGTGTCGCGGAACTTGGGCGCCGTAAAGGCTATCTGACACAGGGCGATATGCTTGCCGATCACTACGACAGCAGACCGCTGGGCGTTTTTGCCGGACTGGTTGGCGTGCTGGCGCTGGTACCCTACCTGACCATTCAGATCGCCGGCGCCGGTCTGCTTTTCGAAGCCGCGACCGACGGGCAGGTGCCGTTCTGGCTCGGCGCGCTGCTGGCTTTCCTCGTGACCACCGCCTATGTCTTTTGCAGCGGCCTTAGCGGGATTGGCTGGACCAACCTGATGCAGGGGATCATGATGGTCGCGGTCGCCTGGTTCCTCGGGCTCGCCATCCCGGAACGTCTCTACGGCGGGGTCAGCGAGATGTTCTCGAAGATTCAACTACAGTTGCCGGAGTACCTGACAATGCCCGGCGCGACCGGTATGGGGTGGGGCGCCTTCAGCACCGCCATCTTGGTCAGCATTGTCGGCGGCGCCATGTGGCCGCACTTGTTCATGAAGTTCTACACTGCCGATAGTGGCCGCTCGCTGCGCCGCATAAGCGTGCTCTACCCGCTCTACGCTTATCTGCTGATACCGCTGCTCTTTATCGGCTTCGCAGGCATCCTGATCTTTGCCGATGCACCGCTAGCACGCCCAGATACCGTGTTGCTGAAGCTAGTGATGGATGTCGTTAACTTCTCGCCCTGGATCATCGGGCTAACGCTGTCCGGCGCTTTGGCGGCGGCCATGTCGACTGGTGCCAACTTGGCACATACCGCCGGCGTGGTGCTCGTGCGCGACGTTTTCGGCGCGACCTTCATGCGCGGAGCCAGTGACGCTACCGCCGTCCGCGTGACGCGCTGGAGCGTAGTGGCCATATCGATGCTCGCCTACGTCATCGCGCTGCTGAATCCGTCCTCGCTGGTATTGCTCCTGCTGGGCGCCGTCGGCCTGATCGTACAGCTGATTCCGATGGTGGCGGGGGCACTCTTTTTCGAACGTCTCAAGCGCCAGAGCGTGATGGCGGGTGCAGCGGTGGGCAGCTTGCTGTTCCTGCTGTTCCAGTTCGCGCTCGACTCGCCGTATGGCTGGCATCCCGGCGTTTGGGGACTGCTCGCCAACTTGGTGATCGTTGCGCTGTGGCAAGCGGTCGCGCCGAAAAAGTCGACTCCCCGTGGAGCCACCATCTAA
- a CDS encoding DUF3311 domain-containing protein, whose protein sequence is MSKTYHILVGLHFAVCILAMIWPGALIANRIEPTVLGMPFLMFWYILWMGVLFVGTWVAYVVRHGGGRND, encoded by the coding sequence ATGAGCAAGACTTATCATATTCTGGTTGGTTTGCATTTCGCAGTCTGTATCCTGGCGATGATCTGGCCGGGTGCGCTGATCGCAAACCGCATCGAACCCACTGTGCTTGGCATGCCGTTTCTGATGTTCTGGTACATCCTCTGGATGGGTGTGCTGTTCGTCGGTACCTGGGTTGCCTACGTCGTTCGTCACGGAGGTGGCCGCAATGACTGA